One Streptomyces drozdowiczii DNA segment encodes these proteins:
- a CDS encoding CHAD domain-containing protein produces MTPGGAGVRRPDQHTQAAAPAHAPGITGVSAGSVLGPYLRTQAADFLRSLRLHRESTAPTDAGSRAAEQAATALRRSSRRIGATLRTFRTALDPLWAEQLRTELSWLSGTLAREHAYADRLTRLLEALHGLSGDPVLPAARTGDTPGTGRPVLGVGAARAGALLERQLTLARTRAHSAALQALGSARFHAVADAVALLASEVPLSPAAAGPAGELLAEPADRAEQRLLGAVAALPSDESAEPYNEAHDAPWHQTRLLLRLHRYAHEVVHGAPDPVLAAPGHALDLHRDAAEAAGAAASAARTPRIAPATAYALGVLHADQRHEVEAARTLFRASWPYATTGAARS; encoded by the coding sequence TTGACGCCCGGAGGCGCCGGCGTGCGACGCCCTGACCAGCACACCCAGGCCGCGGCCCCGGCCCACGCCCCCGGCATCACCGGCGTGAGCGCGGGGTCGGTCCTCGGCCCCTATCTGCGCACCCAGGCCGCCGACTTCCTGCGCAGCCTGCGCCTGCACCGCGAGAGCACCGCCCCCACGGACGCCGGATCGCGCGCCGCCGAACAGGCCGCCACCGCGCTGCGCCGCTCCTCCCGCCGGATCGGCGCCACCCTGCGCACCTTCCGCACCGCACTCGACCCGCTCTGGGCGGAGCAGCTGCGCACCGAACTCTCCTGGCTCTCCGGCACCCTCGCCCGTGAACACGCGTACGCGGACCGGCTCACCCGGCTTCTGGAAGCCCTGCACGGCCTCTCCGGCGACCCCGTCCTCCCGGCCGCCCGCACCGGCGACACCCCGGGAACGGGCCGCCCCGTCCTCGGCGTCGGCGCCGCCCGGGCCGGCGCCCTGCTGGAGCGACAGCTCACCCTCGCCCGGACCCGCGCCCACTCCGCCGCCCTCCAGGCCCTCGGCTCGGCCCGCTTCCACGCGGTGGCCGACGCGGTCGCGCTGCTCGCCTCCGAGGTCCCGCTCTCGCCCGCCGCGGCCGGCCCCGCCGGTGAACTGCTCGCCGAGCCCGCGGACCGGGCGGAGCAGCGGCTGCTCGGGGCCGTCGCCGCGCTGCCCTCCGACGAGTCGGCGGAGCCGTACAACGAGGCGCACGACGCGCCCTGGCACCAGACCCGCCTGCTCCTCCGGCTCCACCGCTACGCCCACGAGGTGGTGCACGGCGCCCCCGACCCGGTCCTGGCCGCCCCGGGCCACGCCCTCGACCTGCACCGGGACGCGGCGGAGGCGGCCGGCGCGGCGGCCTCGGCCGCCCGCACCCCGCGCATCGCCCCGGCCACCGCGTACGCCTTGGGCGTGCTCCACGCCGACCAGCGCCACGAGGTGGAGGCGGCGCGCACGCTCTTCCGCGCGAGCTGGCCCTACGCGACGACGGGGGCGGCGCGGTCGTGA
- a CDS encoding NUDIX hydrolase produces MSGTVRAAGCVLWRRPPAPAGGVELCLVHRPRYDDWSFPKGKLKRGESLREAAVREVLEETGHHCVPGAVLPLVRYVANGRPKEVTYWSAEATTGSFAPNDEVDAVLWLSPTAARETLTQPRDREVLAAALKTLPQA; encoded by the coding sequence GTGAGCGGCACGGTGCGGGCGGCGGGCTGCGTCCTGTGGCGCCGGCCGCCCGCGCCCGCCGGGGGCGTGGAGCTGTGCCTCGTACACCGGCCGCGTTACGACGACTGGTCGTTCCCCAAGGGCAAGCTGAAGCGCGGCGAGTCCCTTCGGGAGGCGGCGGTCCGCGAGGTCCTGGAGGAGACGGGCCACCACTGTGTGCCGGGGGCCGTGCTGCCCCTGGTGCGGTACGTCGCGAACGGCCGCCCGAAGGAGGTCACGTACTGGTCCGCCGAGGCCACGACGGGCTCCTTCGCCCCGAACGACGAGGTGGACGCGGTGCTGTGGCTTTCCCCGACGGCCGCCCGCGAAACGCTGACCCAGCCCCGCGACCGCGAGGTGCTGGCAGCGGCGCTGAAGACACTGCCGCAGGCGTAG
- the pstS gene encoding phosphate ABC transporter substrate-binding protein PstS, whose amino-acid sequence MKLQRKNRLRATALGALAVSGALVLTACGSDDNSGDTSATGGAKTKAASNVKCDGAKGQLRASGSSAQKNAMDLWVKEYMAACSGVEINYNSSSSGEGIVAFNQGTVGFAGSDSALKPEEVADSKKICKSGQGINLPMVGGPIAVGFHLEGVDSLTLDAPTLAKIFDTKIKKWNDEAIAKLNPDAKLPDKAIQPFHRSEDSGTTQNLGKYLGAAAPKDWKYEAEKKWPAPGGQAASGSSGVATQVKQVDGAIGYFELSYATSQQISTVDIDTGGSAPVKASSENASKAIAAAKVKGTGKDLALDLDYTTKADGAYPLVLVTYEVVCDTGNKADTLGTVKSFLTYTASADGQKLLTEAGYAPIPEEINAKVRETVAGLS is encoded by the coding sequence GTGAAGCTTCAGCGCAAGAACCGGCTTCGTGCCACCGCGCTCGGTGCCCTCGCCGTCTCCGGCGCCCTGGTCCTCACGGCGTGCGGTTCGGACGACAACAGCGGCGACACCTCCGCCACCGGCGGCGCGAAGACGAAGGCCGCGTCCAACGTCAAGTGCGACGGCGCGAAGGGCCAGCTGCGCGCCTCCGGCTCCAGCGCGCAGAAGAACGCCATGGACCTCTGGGTCAAGGAGTACATGGCCGCCTGCTCCGGCGTGGAGATCAACTACAACTCCTCCTCGTCCGGCGAGGGCATCGTCGCCTTCAACCAGGGCACCGTCGGCTTCGCCGGCTCCGACTCGGCGCTGAAGCCCGAGGAGGTCGCCGACTCCAAGAAGATCTGCAAGTCCGGCCAGGGCATCAACCTCCCGATGGTCGGCGGCCCGATCGCCGTCGGCTTCCACCTCGAAGGCGTCGACAGCCTGACCCTGGACGCCCCCACCCTCGCCAAGATCTTCGACACGAAGATCAAGAAGTGGAACGACGAGGCGATCGCCAAGCTCAACCCCGACGCCAAGCTGCCGGACAAGGCGATCCAGCCCTTCCACCGCTCCGAGGACTCCGGCACCACGCAGAACCTCGGCAAGTACCTCGGCGCCGCGGCCCCGAAGGACTGGAAGTACGAGGCCGAGAAGAAGTGGCCCGCCCCCGGCGGCCAGGCCGCGTCCGGCTCCTCCGGCGTCGCCACCCAGGTCAAGCAGGTCGACGGCGCCATCGGCTACTTCGAGCTGTCCTACGCCACCTCGCAGCAGATCTCCACGGTCGACATCGACACCGGCGGCTCCGCCCCGGTCAAGGCGTCCTCCGAGAACGCCTCGAAGGCCATCGCCGCCGCCAAGGTCAAGGGCACCGGCAAGGACCTGGCGCTCGACCTCGACTACACCACCAAGGCCGACGGCGCCTACCCGCTGGTCCTCGTCACCTACGAGGTCGTCTGCGACACCGGCAACAAGGCCGACACCCTCGGCACCGTCAAGTCCTTCCTGACCTACACCGCCTCCGCGGACGGCCAGAAGCTCCTCACCGAGGCCGGCTACGCGCCGATCCCCGAGGAGATCAACGCCAAGGTCCGCGAGACCGTCGCCGGCCTCTCGTAA
- the pstC gene encoding phosphate ABC transporter permease subunit PstC, translating into MASTTQQIQTPPGRRSRPRSTGRAGDRIFLGLSRGSGILLLVIMASIAVFLTYRAAIAISKDEGNFLTTFDWNPAGDPPVFGIAVLLFGTVVSSVIAMAIAVPVAVGIALFISHYAPRKLAGPIAYVIDLLAAVPSIVYGIWGALVLVPYLEGLNLWLDQFFGWTYVFEKTEIGVARSLFTVGILLAIMILPIVTSVSREVFLQVPRMNEEAALALGATRWEVIRLSVLPFGRSGIISASMLGLGRALGETMAVATVLSPNFLISLHVLNPGGGTFAQNIAAKFGEADAFGRDALIASGLVLFVLTLLVNGAARLIIARRKEYSGANA; encoded by the coding sequence ATGGCTTCCACCACACAACAGATACAAACCCCACCGGGCAGGCGGTCTCGCCCTCGGTCCACGGGCCGCGCCGGCGACCGGATCTTCCTCGGCCTCTCCCGCGGCTCCGGCATCCTGCTCCTGGTGATCATGGCGTCGATCGCCGTGTTCCTCACCTACCGCGCCGCGATCGCCATCTCGAAGGACGAGGGCAACTTCCTCACCACCTTCGACTGGAACCCGGCCGGTGACCCGCCCGTCTTCGGCATCGCCGTCCTGCTCTTCGGGACCGTCGTCAGCTCCGTCATCGCGATGGCCATCGCGGTCCCGGTCGCCGTCGGCATCGCCCTGTTCATCTCGCACTACGCCCCGCGCAAGCTGGCCGGCCCGATCGCGTACGTCATCGACCTGCTCGCCGCCGTCCCCAGCATCGTCTACGGCATCTGGGGCGCCCTCGTCCTCGTGCCGTACCTGGAGGGGCTCAACCTCTGGCTCGACCAGTTCTTCGGCTGGACCTACGTCTTCGAGAAGACCGAGATCGGCGTCGCCCGCTCCCTCTTCACCGTCGGCATCCTGCTCGCGATCATGATCCTGCCGATCGTGACCAGCGTCAGCCGCGAGGTCTTCCTCCAGGTCCCCCGGATGAACGAGGAAGCCGCCCTCGCCCTCGGCGCCACGCGCTGGGAGGTCATCCGCCTCTCGGTCCTGCCGTTCGGCCGCTCCGGCATCATCTCCGCCTCGATGCTGGGCCTCGGCCGCGCGCTCGGCGAGACGATGGCCGTCGCCACCGTCCTGTCGCCGAACTTCCTGATCTCGCTGCACGTACTCAACCCGGGCGGCGGGACGTTCGCCCAGAACATCGCGGCGAAGTTCGGCGAGGCCGACGCGTTCGGGCGGGATGCCCTGATCGCCTCCGGCCTGGTCCTCTTCGTCCTCACCCTGCTGGTCAACGGCGCGGCCCGGCTCATCATCGCCCGCCGCAAGGAGTACTCGGGGGCCAACGCATGA
- the pstA gene encoding phosphate ABC transporter permease PstA, whose product MSHATTTPGVQELPTPAPAAPKGSLSSRSLPRFAPLTFAVVAVALGVGIGLAAGWQSRVQWGLISALLFLAISYVATSVVENQRQARDRLATSLVWVCFLLAVVPLASLLWTTVSRGSERLDGYFLTHSMAGVLGPEASGGVYHALIGTLEQVGIATLISAPLGLLTAVYLVEYGKGGLARAVTFFVDVMTGIPSIVAGLFILSIMLIAGLEPSGLMGSLALTILMIPVVVRSTEEMLKLVPNELREASLALGIPKWRTILKVVLPTAIGGIATGVMLAVARIAGETAPIILLVFGSQLINTNPFEGAQSSLPFYIYEQYKIGEAASYDRAWAAALVLIAFVMILNLVARGIARWKAPKAGR is encoded by the coding sequence ATGAGCCACGCCACCACCACCCCCGGCGTCCAGGAACTCCCGACGCCCGCGCCGGCCGCCCCGAAGGGCAGCCTCAGCAGCCGGTCCCTGCCGCGCTTCGCGCCGCTCACCTTCGCCGTCGTCGCGGTCGCCCTCGGCGTAGGCATCGGCCTCGCCGCCGGCTGGCAGAGCCGGGTGCAGTGGGGCCTGATCTCCGCGCTGCTCTTCCTGGCCATCTCGTACGTCGCCACCAGCGTGGTCGAGAACCAGCGCCAGGCCCGCGACCGCCTCGCCACCAGCCTGGTCTGGGTGTGCTTCCTGCTCGCCGTCGTCCCGCTGGCCTCGCTGCTCTGGACGACCGTCAGCCGCGGCTCGGAGCGCCTGGACGGCTACTTCCTGACCCACTCGATGGCCGGGGTCCTCGGCCCCGAGGCCAGCGGCGGCGTCTACCACGCGCTGATCGGCACCCTCGAACAGGTCGGCATCGCCACCCTGATCTCCGCCCCCCTCGGCCTGCTCACCGCCGTCTACCTGGTGGAGTACGGCAAGGGCGGGCTGGCCAGGGCCGTCACCTTCTTCGTGGACGTCATGACCGGCATCCCGTCGATCGTGGCCGGTCTCTTCATCCTCTCGATCATGCTCATCGCGGGCCTGGAACCGTCCGGCCTGATGGGCTCGCTCGCCCTGACGATCCTGATGATCCCGGTCGTCGTCCGCTCCACCGAGGAGATGCTGAAGCTCGTCCCGAACGAGCTCCGCGAGGCATCGCTCGCCCTCGGCATCCCGAAATGGCGCACGATCCTGAAGGTGGTCCTGCCCACCGCGATCGGCGGCATCGCGACCGGCGTCATGCTCGCCGTCGCCCGCATCGCCGGCGAGACCGCCCCGATCATCCTGCTGGTCTTCGGCAGCCAGCTGATCAACACCAACCCCTTCGAAGGCGCCCAGTCGTCACTGCCCTTCTACATCTACGAGCAGTACAAGATCGGGGAGGCCGCGTCCTACGACCGCGCCTGGGCAGCGGCCCTGGTCCTGATCGCCTTCGTCATGATCCTCAACCTGGTGGCCCGCGGCATCGCCCGCTGGAAGGCCCCCAAGGCCGGGCGCTAG
- the pstB gene encoding phosphate ABC transporter ATP-binding protein PstB, whose amino-acid sequence MAKRIDVSGLSAYYGSHKAIDDISMTIEPRSVTAFIGPSGCGKSTFLRTLNRMHEVTPGGRVEGKVLLDDENLYGTNVDPVTVRRTVGMVFQRPNPFPTMSIFDNVAAGLRLNGSYRKSALGDIVEKSLRGANLWNEVKDRLNKPGSGLSGGQQQRLCIARAIAVEPDVLLMDEPCSALDPISTLAIEDLVGELKERFTIVIVTHNMQQAARVSDRTAFFNLAAVGKPGKLIEIDETERIFSNPSVQATEDYISGRFG is encoded by the coding sequence ATGGCCAAGCGCATCGACGTCAGCGGACTGTCGGCCTACTACGGCAGCCACAAGGCGATAGACGACATCTCCATGACCATCGAGCCCCGCTCGGTGACCGCCTTCATCGGCCCCTCCGGCTGCGGCAAGTCCACCTTCCTGCGCACCCTGAACCGTATGCACGAGGTCACCCCCGGCGGCCGCGTCGAGGGCAAGGTGCTCCTGGACGACGAGAACCTGTACGGGACGAACGTCGACCCGGTGACCGTACGCCGTACGGTCGGCATGGTCTTCCAGCGCCCGAACCCCTTCCCCACCATGTCGATCTTCGACAACGTGGCGGCGGGCCTGCGCCTCAACGGCTCGTACCGCAAGAGCGCCCTGGGCGACATCGTGGAGAAGTCGCTGCGCGGGGCGAACCTCTGGAACGAGGTCAAGGACCGGCTGAACAAGCCCGGCTCCGGCCTCTCCGGCGGCCAGCAGCAGCGCCTGTGCATCGCCCGCGCCATCGCCGTCGAGCCGGACGTGCTGCTGATGGACGAGCCGTGCTCCGCCCTCGACCCGATCTCCACCCTCGCCATCGAGGACCTGGTCGGCGAGCTGAAGGAGCGGTTCACGATCGTCATCGTCACGCACAACATGCAGCAGGCCGCCCGCGTCTCGGACCGCACCGCGTTCTTTAACCTGGCGGCGGTCGGCAAGCCCGGCAAGCTCATCGAGATCGACGAGACGGAACGGATCTTCTCCAACCCGTCGGTCCAGGCCACCGAGGACTACATCTCGGGCCGCTTCGGCTGA
- a CDS encoding inorganic phosphate transporter — protein sequence MDTFVLIVTIGVALGFTYTNGFHDSANAIATSVSTRALTPRAALAMAAVMNLAGAFLGSGVAKTVSEGLIATPEGNKGMGILFAALVGAVIWNLVTWYFGLPSSSSHALFGGMVGAALAGGTMVHWDGVLDKIVIPMFLSPVIGLVVGYLVMVAIMWMFRKANPHKAKRGFRIAQTVSAAGMALGHGLQDAQKTMGIVVMALVIADVESPSDPIPVWVKLVCALMLSLGTYAGGWRIMRTLGRKIIELDPPQGFAAETTGASIMFGSAFLFHAPISTTHVITSAIMGVGATKRVNAVRWGVAKNIILGWFITMPAAALVAAASYGVVYLMFG from the coding sequence GTGGACACCTTCGTACTGATCGTGACCATCGGCGTCGCGCTCGGCTTCACCTATACCAACGGCTTCCACGACTCGGCGAACGCGATCGCCACGTCGGTCTCGACCCGGGCGCTGACGCCGCGTGCGGCGCTGGCGATGGCGGCCGTGATGAACCTCGCGGGCGCGTTCCTCGGCAGCGGGGTCGCCAAGACCGTCAGTGAGGGCCTGATCGCGACGCCCGAGGGCAACAAGGGGATGGGCATCCTCTTCGCCGCGCTCGTCGGTGCCGTCATCTGGAATCTGGTCACCTGGTACTTCGGCCTGCCCTCGTCGTCCTCGCACGCGCTGTTCGGCGGGATGGTCGGCGCGGCGCTGGCCGGCGGGACGATGGTGCACTGGGACGGGGTGCTCGACAAGATCGTCATCCCGATGTTCCTGTCGCCGGTGATCGGCCTGGTGGTCGGTTATCTGGTGATGGTCGCCATCATGTGGATGTTCCGGAAGGCCAACCCGCACAAGGCCAAGCGCGGTTTCCGCATCGCGCAGACGGTCTCGGCCGCGGGCATGGCGCTCGGGCACGGTCTCCAGGACGCGCAGAAGACGATGGGCATCGTGGTGATGGCCCTGGTCATCGCCGACGTCGAGTCGCCGAGCGATCCGATCCCGGTCTGGGTGAAGCTGGTCTGCGCGCTGATGCTGTCGCTCGGTACGTACGCGGGCGGCTGGCGCATCATGCGTACGCTCGGCCGGAAGATCATCGAGCTGGACCCGCCGCAGGGCTTCGCCGCCGAGACGACGGGTGCGTCGATCATGTTCGGTTCGGCGTTCCTCTTCCACGCGCCGATCTCGACCACCCATGTGATCACCTCGGCGATCATGGGTGTGGGCGCCACGAAGCGGGTGAACGCGGTGCGGTGGGGTGTCGCGAAGAACATCATCCTGGGGTGGTTCATCACGATGCCGGCCGCGGCGCTGGTCGCTGCCGCGAGTTACGGGGTCGTCTACCTGATGTTCGGCTAG
- a CDS encoding DUF47 domain-containing protein, with product MRFRLTPRETSFYDMFSASADNIVTGSKLLMELLGADSSSRAEIAERMRAAEHAGDDATHAIFHQLNSSFITPFDREDIYNLASSLDDIMDFMEEAVDLVVLYQIETLPKGVEQQIEVLARAAELTAEAMPGLRTMDNLTEYWIEVNRLENQADQIHRKLLAHLFNGKYDAIEVLKLKQIVDVLEEAADAFEHVANTVETIAVKES from the coding sequence GTGCGCTTTCGTCTGACCCCCAGGGAGACGAGCTTCTACGACATGTTCTCCGCATCCGCGGACAACATCGTCACGGGCTCGAAACTCCTGATGGAACTGCTCGGGGCGGATTCGTCCTCCCGGGCCGAGATCGCGGAGCGCATGCGGGCAGCGGAGCACGCGGGGGACGATGCCACCCACGCGATCTTCCACCAGCTGAACTCCTCCTTCATTACGCCGTTCGACCGTGAGGACATTTACAACCTCGCGTCGTCGCTCGACGACATCATGGACTTCATGGAGGAGGCCGTCGATCTGGTCGTGCTGTATCAGATCGAGACGCTTCCCAAGGGTGTGGAGCAGCAGATCGAGGTGCTGGCGCGGGCGGCGGAACTGACCGCCGAGGCGATGCCGGGTCTGCGCACGATGGACAACCTCACCGAGTACTGGATCGAGGTCAACCGTCTGGAGAACCAGGCCGACCAGATCCACCGCAAGCTGCTCGCCCACCTCTTCAACGGCAAGTACGACGCCATAGAGGTGCTGAAGCTGAAGCAGATCGTGGACGTGCTGGAAGAGGCTGCCGACGCGTTCGAGCACGTCGCGAACACGGTGGAGACCATCGCGGTCAAGGAGTCCTGA
- a CDS encoding metal-sensitive transcriptional regulator, with product MTTTEAMGTGPSPDAVPGAAPVEAIVTDHDRGIHGYHHQKAEHLKRLRRIEGQIRGLQRMVDEDVYCIDILTQVSASTKALQSFALQLLEEHLRHCVADAALKGGDEVDAKVEEATKAIARLLRT from the coding sequence ATGACCACCACCGAGGCCATGGGGACCGGGCCCTCACCGGACGCGGTACCCGGCGCCGCCCCCGTGGAAGCGATCGTCACCGACCACGACCGCGGCATACACGGCTACCACCACCAGAAGGCCGAACACCTCAAGCGCCTGCGCCGCATCGAGGGCCAGATCCGCGGCCTCCAGCGCATGGTCGACGAGGACGTCTACTGCATCGACATACTCACCCAGGTCTCGGCGTCCACCAAGGCGCTCCAGTCCTTCGCGCTCCAGCTCCTGGAGGAGCACCTGCGCCACTGCGTCGCCGACGCGGCCCTCAAGGGCGGCGACGAGGTCGACGCGAAGGTCGAGGAGGCCACCAAGGCCATCGCCCGCCTGCTGCGCACCTGA
- a CDS encoding FAD-binding oxidoreductase — protein sequence MTPPNRRTLLAAGAAVLTGATATACEGTDTTDPAPGDTTAPSSPASSPAPSAAKPSKPSGPADWSALAKSLDGPLIRPGDSAYPTARQLYNTRFDGQKPAGIAYVRHEDDIRECLAFARRASVPVAIRSGGHSYAGWSSGNGRLVIDVASLNRVESNGTIGAGAKLLDVYEGLAAHGVTIPGGSCPTVGISGLTLGGGHGVAARAYGLTCDSLTAATLVTADGRTVTADAKHDPDLFWALRGAGNGNFGVVTGLRFRTHSAPRTVTAYMSWPWSRARDVVTAWQEWGPDQPDEIWSAAHLDAGPGGSNPTVSVSAFSLGTYGDLQNAVDRLADRIGAPAASVSLRRRGYREAMLVYAGCSGLTDAQCHLPGTTPGRTPQGALQRETYAAASDFYDRSLPPAGVSALLDAVQAFTRLAPGQGGGGSVALTALGGAVNRVDPQATAFVHRRSRMLAQYIGAWRPGAPGTAQQKWLKETHAAMRPYASGAAYQNYTDPSLTNWRSAYYGSGAARLARVKKRYDPEGLFTYAQGV from the coding sequence ATGACCCCGCCGAACCGGCGCACGCTCCTCGCGGCGGGCGCCGCCGTCCTCACCGGCGCCACCGCCACCGCCTGCGAGGGCACCGACACGACGGACCCGGCCCCCGGCGACACCACGGCCCCCAGCAGCCCCGCGTCGTCCCCCGCTCCCTCGGCGGCCAAACCTTCCAAGCCCTCCGGCCCGGCGGACTGGTCCGCGCTGGCCAAGAGCCTCGACGGGCCGCTGATCCGCCCCGGCGACAGCGCGTACCCGACCGCCCGTCAGCTCTACAACACCCGCTTCGACGGCCAGAAACCGGCCGGGATCGCCTACGTCCGGCACGAGGACGACATCCGCGAGTGCCTCGCCTTCGCCCGCCGCGCCTCCGTGCCGGTCGCGATCCGCAGCGGCGGCCACTCGTACGCCGGCTGGTCGAGCGGCAACGGCCGCCTGGTGATTGACGTCGCGTCACTCAACCGCGTCGAGTCGAACGGCACGATCGGCGCCGGCGCCAAGCTCCTCGACGTCTACGAGGGCCTGGCCGCGCACGGCGTGACGATCCCCGGCGGCTCCTGCCCCACGGTCGGCATCTCCGGTCTCACCCTCGGCGGCGGCCACGGCGTCGCCGCCCGCGCCTACGGCCTGACCTGCGACAGCCTCACCGCCGCCACCCTCGTCACGGCCGACGGCCGCACCGTGACCGCCGACGCCAAGCACGACCCCGACCTCTTCTGGGCGCTGCGCGGCGCGGGCAACGGCAACTTCGGCGTGGTCACCGGCCTCCGCTTCCGTACGCACTCCGCCCCGCGGACCGTCACCGCGTACATGTCCTGGCCCTGGTCGCGCGCCCGGGACGTCGTCACCGCCTGGCAGGAGTGGGGCCCGGACCAGCCCGACGAGATCTGGTCCGCCGCGCACCTCGACGCCGGGCCGGGCGGCAGCAACCCGACGGTCTCGGTCTCGGCGTTCAGCCTCGGCACGTACGGGGACCTGCAGAACGCCGTCGACCGCCTCGCCGACCGCATCGGCGCCCCCGCCGCCTCGGTCTCGCTGCGCCGCCGCGGATACCGCGAGGCGATGCTCGTGTACGCGGGCTGCTCGGGCCTCACGGACGCGCAGTGCCACCTCCCGGGGACCACGCCGGGCCGCACCCCGCAGGGCGCCCTCCAGCGCGAGACGTACGCCGCCGCCTCCGACTTCTACGACCGCTCACTGCCCCCGGCGGGCGTGTCGGCCCTGCTCGACGCGGTCCAGGCGTTCACCCGCCTCGCCCCGGGCCAGGGCGGCGGCGGCTCGGTCGCGCTGACCGCGCTGGGCGGGGCGGTGAACCGGGTGGACCCACAGGCCACGGCGTTCGTCCACCGCCGCTCCCGGATGCTCGCCCAGTACATCGGGGCCTGGCGGCCCGGGGCCCCGGGAACCGCCCAGCAGAAGTGGCTGAAAGAGACCCATGCGGCGATGCGCCCGTACGCCTCCGGGGCGGCGTACCAGAACTACACCGACCCGTCCCTGACCAACTGGCGCTCCGCGTACTACGGCTCGGGGGCGGCGCGCCTGGCCCGGGTGAAGAAGCGGTACGACCCGGAGGGGCTGTTCACGTACGCGCAGGGGGTGTGA